Genomic segment of Nostoc sp. TCL240-02:
ATCTTCCTGTTGTGGCAAAATGGCAAGGCTTAGAATTGTCAGAACAACTTTATAACAGTGAAATTATTTCTCTGGCGTTGAATCCCAAAGGATTGTTGGCAGAAACCACATTTTTGACTTCATCAGAAATTCTTACTCCATCTGCACCACTATCTAAACCTGTGGGAGCATTGCAGTATGTTCCAGCATCCGCAGGTTTGGCAATTTCCGGCTCAAATTTGAGCAATTTGGGTGAGAGTGATTTAGCTAAACTCTGGAGACAAGCAACAGCTAGTATATATGGTTCTGGGGAAGATGTGGTTTCTCGGTTAGCCAAACCTTTGGTAGATGCTCAAAAAGGCTGGGGGATAAACTTACCAGAGGATATTTTTAGCTGGGTACAAGGAGAATACGCCATAGCATTATTACCTGAGAAAGAGCAAACAACCCCTCATTGGATTTTTGTGGTGGAAAAATCTGAGAGTGTAGAATCAGGTGTTGCTCGATTAGATGCGATCGCATCATCCAATGGACTCAGCATTAATCTCCTGACTATAGATAAGCAAAAAATCTCCGCTTGGACAGAGTTAAGTACGGCGGCTAAAAAAAGTGATGCTAAAGAGGGAGCATCTTTCAGTATTGAAACAAAAGTGCGGGGATTGCATACAACTTTAGGAAATTACGAAATTTTCACCTCTGACTTAGAAACAATGGATAAAATTCTCACAATCAAGGATAATTCCTTAATTGACAATCCCAATTTCCAAGATAGTATTGCTGCAATTCCCCTACCAAACCAAGGCTATATATATCTTGACTGGACAAAGAGCCAGAATTTGTTAGAGCGTCAAGTACCGATTCTCAAACTAGCGGAAGTTTT
This window contains:
- a CDS encoding DUF3352 domain-containing protein, which translates into the protein MNSQRSFIGFIVAGAIALLIAIAGIYWFFAKSPANLIASTSQPGAAIFVSKLSPVMVSLLANPERLQALDREEELSKLKTSLFAKSGIDYKQDVQPWLGNEITLAIATLDIDRDSENGQQPGYLLALATKQPEKSREFVELLFSKRALSGATLAVEEYKGVKLISDNSQPEKDLLSGAVVGEGFVLFANNPKVLKDAINNVQAPDLNLTSSPEYQKATKELPKGGLAVAFLNLPVVAKWQGLELSEQLYNSEIISLALNPKGLLAETTFLTSSEILTPSAPLSKPVGALQYVPASAGLAISGSNLSNLGESDLAKLWRQATASIYGSGEDVVSRLAKPLVDAQKGWGINLPEDIFSWVQGEYAIALLPEKEQTTPHWIFVVEKSESVESGVARLDAIASSNGLSINLLTIDKQKISAWTELSTAAKKSDAKEGASFSIETKVRGLHTTLGNYEIFTSDLETMDKILTIKDNSLIDNPNFQDSIAAIPLPNQGYIYLDWTKSQNLLERQVPILKLAEVLGKPFFDNLRSLTVSSYGTDTRSLKGGVFFQLNNS